The Streptomyces griseiscabiei genomic sequence GCCTGCTGGCCGCCGAGAAGCGGAAGATGGCCCGCATCGTGGCGGACGTCCCGGTGCACGACCTGGTGGTGGGCACCGGCGAGGGCCAGACCGAGCTGAAGAAGCTCCGCACGACCATGCTCAAGCTGCCGCGCGTCCTGTCCGGACCCCAGGTGACCGCCACCAACGACCGGCTGCGCGCCATGGGCGACCTGATGAGCAACATGCCGCTCCCCAAGGGCCCGATGCCCAAGGGCATGCGTATGCCGAAGGGCGGCCCGAAGGCCCGCTGACACCATGACGACCACGTGTACGACGATGGGGGCGCCCCGGATCACTCCGGGCGCCCCCATCGTCGTACTCCGGGCGGGAACCTCAGATCCGGACCTCGACCGTGCGCGCCAGCCGGTCGTGCAGGCCCCGGCCGTCGCGGTCCCAGACCAGGGCGGGGACGGCGAGGCAGAGCAGGACCGTGCGGACGGCGGCGCGCCAGGGGACGACCGTGCCGGTGTCCTGGGCGACGACCCGCAGACCGAAGAGGCGCTTGCCCGGGGTGAAGCCGATCGTGCCCAGCGTCAGGGTGTGCAGCAGGAAGAAGATGAGCAGGGCCCAGTTGCTGGTGGCCTGGTCGTAGCCGTCGGTGATCAGGCCGTATGCGATCAGCAGGCACAGGCCCCAGTCGACGGCGAGGGCGCCCAGACGGCGGCCGGGGCGGGCGATGGAGCCGGAGCCCTCCTCCGGCAGACCGAGCTGCTCTCCCCTGTATCCGAAGTCGACTCCGGCTTCCTCCGCGGCTTCACGGGGGCCGGAGAGCCACGATCCGAGTGCTTGCCTCTTGTCCACCCGTCCAAGGTACTGCCACCGTTCTGCCATACGGACAGGTGGGGTGCGGGGCGGGATGTCCGGTTAACTTGTGCGAAACAAATGGGTCACGCACGAGAAATCACCCGTCCCTAGTGTCGTGAAGAGCGTGTGCCACCGCACTGGCCGCACGAACGAACTACCACCCCGGCAGGAGACGTCGGGAGTAGGAGGAGCTGGATGTTCCAGAACGCCGACGAGGCCAAGAAGTACATCGCGGACGAGGACGTCAAGTTCGTCGATGTCCGCTTCTGCGACCTGCCGGGTGTGATGCAGCACTTCACGATCCCGGCCACGGCCTTCGACCCGGCCGAGGAGCTCGCGTTCGACGGCTCCTCGATCCGCGGCTTCCAGGCCATCCACGAGTCCGACATGGCGCTCCGCGCCGACCTGTCCACCGCGCGCGTCGACCCCTTCCGCCGCGACAAGACGGTCAACATCAACTTCTTCATCCACGACCCGATCACAGGCGAGCAGTACTCCCGTGACCCGCGGAACGTGGCGAAGAAGGCGGAGGCGTACCTCGCGTCCACCGGTATCGCCGACACCGCGTACTTCGGTCCCGAGGCCGAGTTCTACGTCTTCGACAGCGTGCGCTTCAAGACCGCGGAGAACGAGTCCTTCTACCACATCGACTCCGAGGCGGGCGCCTGGAACACCGGTGCGCTGGAGGACAACCGCGGCTACAAGGTCCGCTACAAGGGCGGTTACTTCCCGACCCCGCCGGTCGACCACTTCGCCGACCTGCGTGCCGAGATCTCCCTGGAGCTGGCCAACTCCGGCCTCCAGGTCGAGCGCCAGCACCACGAGGTGGGCACCGCCGGCCAGGCCGAGATCAACTACAAGTTCAACACGCTGCTCGCCGCGGCCGACGACCTCCAGCTCTTCAAGTACATCGTGAAGAACGTGGCCTGGCGCAACGGCAAGACCGCGACCTTCATGCCGAAGCCGATCTTCGGTGACAACGGCTCGGGCATGCACGTCCACCAGTCGCTGTGGACGGGCGGCCAGCCGCTCTTCTACGACGAGGCCGGTTACGCGGGCCTGTCGGACACCGCCCGCTACTACATCGGCGGCATCCTCAAGCACGCCCCGTCGCTGCTGGCCTTCACCAACCCGACGGTGAACTCGTACCACCGTCTGGTGCCCGGCTTCGAGGCCCCGGTCAACCTGGTCTACTCGCAGCGCAACCGCTCCGCGGCCATGCGTATCCCGATCACGGGTTCGAATCCGAAGGCCAAGCGCGTCGAGTTCCGCGCGCCCGACTCCTCCGGCAACCCGTACCTCGCCTTCTCGGCGCTGCTCCTCGCGGGCCTCGACGGCATCAAGAACAAGATCGAGCCGGCCGAGCCGATCGACAAGGACCTCTACGAGCTGGCCCCCGAGGAGCACGCGGGCGTCCCGCAGGTCCCGACCTCCCTCCCGGCCGTCCTCGACTCGCTGGAGCGCGACCACGAGTTCCTCCTCCAGGGCGACGTCTTCACGCCGGACCTGATCGAGACGTGGATCGACTACAAGCGCGCCAACGAGATCGCCCCGCTGCAGCTGCGTCCGCACCCGCACGAGTTCGAGCTGTACTTCGACGTGTGATCGACGCGTAGTCCGTACGCCCTTCGCGGCGGCGCCCCCGTTCCCGTTTCCCGGGACGGGGGCGTCGTCGTATGGTTGCGGGTCGTAGGGTTCTGGCACGACTGTTCGAGAGACGACGGGGAGACGCGGGGATGCCCGAACAGGACGACGACGAGCGGGAGTTCGACATCAAGTGGGCGGACGGGGCCGAGCACAAGGAGCCCTCCGCCCGGGCCCGGATGCTCGCGGCCCGCTGGAAGGAGAACCCGCCCGCGCCGCAGCCGTTCCGTGCCGATCCGGGGCCGCGGGTGCCGCGCCGGTCGTCGTGGGTGTCGACGGTGATCGTGTTCGGGTGCGTGGCGGGGCTGATCGCGCTGATCGGCTACGTCAACTATCGGTCTTCGTACTGAGCCTTTGCCCTGCCGGGGGCCGATCACGACCATCGCGTGACCGCTTCATGGGGAGGGCCGGGCGCACAATGGACAGCGGGACGAGTCGCTGCCTGAGTGTGGGGTGGTACGGATGTCTGAGCGGTTCCGCAGTGATCCTCGGCTGACCGTGCGGATGACGGTCACGTTGTTTCTGCTCGGGTTGCTGTATGTCGTGTTCGTGGCGGTACTGATCGCGCTGCTGAAGTCCTGGGTGCTGGTCGTGGTGATCGCGGCGGGGCTGCTGGGGGCGCAGTACTGGTTCTCCGACCGGGTCGCCCTGTACGCGATGCGCGGGCGGATCGTGGAGCGGGAGGAGTATCCGCTGCTGCACGGGGTCGTCGACCGGCTGTGCGCGGTGGCGGACATGCCGAAGCCGCGGGTCGCGGTGGCGGACATGGAGATGCCGAACGCGTTCGCGACCGGGCGGAACGCCGATCACGCGGTGGTGTGCGTGACGACCGGACTGCTCGGGCGGCTGGAGCCGGACGAGCTGGAGGGTGTGCTCGCGCACGAGCTGTCGCATGTGGCGCACCGCGATGTGGCCGTCATGACGGTCGCCTCGTTCCTCGGGGTGATCGCCGGGATCGTCGTCCGGTTCGCGTTCTACTCGAACCTGTTCGGCGGGCGGCGCGACCAGAACACCGCCGTCGTGTTCAGCGTGATCATGGGTGTCTCGGCCGCCGTGTACGTGCTGAGCTTCGTGCTGATCCGGGTGCTGTCCCGCTATCGCGAGCTGGCCGCCGACCGGGCGGGCGCCCTGCTCACCGGGCGGCCCTCGGCGCTCGCCTCCGCGCTCACCAAGGTCACCGGGGACATCGCGCGGATCCCGACCCGGGATCTGCGCACCGCGCAGGCCTTCAACGCCTTCTACTTCACCCCCGC encodes the following:
- a CDS encoding RDD family protein → MDKRQALGSWLSGPREAAEEAGVDFGYRGEQLGLPEEGSGSIARPGRRLGALAVDWGLCLLIAYGLITDGYDQATSNWALLIFFLLHTLTLGTIGFTPGKRLFGLRVVAQDTGTVVPWRAAVRTVLLCLAVPALVWDRDGRGLHDRLARTVEVRI
- the glnA gene encoding type I glutamate--ammonia ligase translates to MFQNADEAKKYIADEDVKFVDVRFCDLPGVMQHFTIPATAFDPAEELAFDGSSIRGFQAIHESDMALRADLSTARVDPFRRDKTVNINFFIHDPITGEQYSRDPRNVAKKAEAYLASTGIADTAYFGPEAEFYVFDSVRFKTAENESFYHIDSEAGAWNTGALEDNRGYKVRYKGGYFPTPPVDHFADLRAEISLELANSGLQVERQHHEVGTAGQAEINYKFNTLLAAADDLQLFKYIVKNVAWRNGKTATFMPKPIFGDNGSGMHVHQSLWTGGQPLFYDEAGYAGLSDTARYYIGGILKHAPSLLAFTNPTVNSYHRLVPGFEAPVNLVYSQRNRSAAMRIPITGSNPKAKRVEFRAPDSSGNPYLAFSALLLAGLDGIKNKIEPAEPIDKDLYELAPEEHAGVPQVPTSLPAVLDSLERDHEFLLQGDVFTPDLIETWIDYKRANEIAPLQLRPHPHEFELYFDV
- a CDS encoding SCO2583/SCO2584 N-terminal domain-containing protein; this translates as MPEQDDDEREFDIKWADGAEHKEPSARARMLAARWKENPPAPQPFRADPGPRVPRRSSWVSTVIVFGCVAGLIALIGYVNYRSSY
- the htpX gene encoding zinc metalloprotease HtpX, encoding MSERFRSDPRLTVRMTVTLFLLGLLYVVFVAVLIALLKSWVLVVVIAAGLLGAQYWFSDRVALYAMRGRIVEREEYPLLHGVVDRLCAVADMPKPRVAVADMEMPNAFATGRNADHAVVCVTTGLLGRLEPDELEGVLAHELSHVAHRDVAVMTVASFLGVIAGIVVRFAFYSNLFGGRRDQNTAVVFSVIMGVSAAVYVLSFVLIRVLSRYRELAADRAGALLTGRPSALASALTKVTGDIARIPTRDLRTAQAFNAFYFTPALGAHAPLGHLFATHPPLEQRLDQLARISAELGEAAVPGAGGAGGPGKAG